attttagacgtccccaactgcactccgtcgcaggaatggccaaagttcaagggggcatatcggaggcgtagcgaaggtgagacttgggcatgcctaacacaaggacatccttgacccataatcgaaagaaacaaggctgtacctgacgaacacttggacgactttacctggtcgtgtttttcttacgaccaaggcacaaaaaggtgcccaaaatgaccagatgaccatcggagagaatcgggcatgacctccccttactcccctagtgatcactaacctcctcccaccctcaacaaacatctttaaaaatattgattgccagcctcagatgtcataatcaggtccatcacagcagtatgcaggtacctggagcagttttagtgggtgcagtgcacttcaggcaggcagacccaggcccatcccccctacatttatggaggaaacagcgagccctccaaaacccaccacacccacatctaggtgcctcccttcacccttaagggcaatggtagtggtgtacagttgtgggtagtgggttttggggggctgagcaaacaaggtaaggaagctatgtacctgggagcaatttatgaagtccactgcagtgccccctagggtgcccagctggtgtcctggcatgtcagggggaccagtgcactagaaatggtggttcctcccacgaccaaatggcttgcatttggtcgtttctgagatggacgtccttggtttccattattgcagaaaatcagaaactaccaagtctagggacgaccatctctaaggacgaccaaatttcaggatttgggcgtccctgatcgtattatcgaaacgaaagatggacgtccatcttgtttcgaaaatacaggttttcccacccctggatcgggacattttgcgaggacgtccctttcgattatgcccctccacgtcacccttTAACACTGCCTTCGATGTCTCCCAATACAATTAGGGCTCTGACTCATGACCAGAATTAACTTCTGCAAATAAGGACCATTTCTGGTGTAAATAATCCCGAAAGTGGGtgttgttctgtcctctgacagccttgcactagtttataatgtgattctaaaatgtgtgtaatgcttttactgttattctcatttctaaggactttcactaCTGCAGTTTCCTCTGCAAAGATATGTGAGTAAGGCAttatgtgtaatgtagttcacaggcaatgcaaccacaattatgaggctgcccagacctcttttctcgctcagccaagcttggctcctgtgtCTACTTGATAGGTCAGCCAGGtacgacctttccctccaattgagagccgtcctctaggaccaccccttgctacccgatggcaggctctgtccccaatggtctttacctgctcctccctgagcctgtgtaagGCTTTCTGActtctttgtcccttcagccatgaggcattcaccatcttgatTCAGGCAgcactgtcctgctgaaactcccaatgaacttggttttttatcttgaaaatatctcctccctaatgagatattgcacattccagccacccagctttgaaccacttctatctgctcaactatttctcacctgcaataaagctacctctcttcagatctccacctccaaccactgaaacagctctaaggattacggagtctctgtgccctggagcaatacttctgaacatctgactgtgaatcAAGtacctgtgatttattcaataaaagagacttcataaaaataatagaaactCCAGTCCAGGTgtgactggtgtgccaaggttatactccaagatattgagactttaagtTAACAAGCCTCAAGAGTATTGAACAGGTGTCACCAAACAAATAAGAAGGAAGCCTCCACTGACAACGTCGAAGTCGTACGGAGCCTAAGTCCATATCCACCGAAACTATAGTATGGTCAGAAACTTCCATGGGACCAATCTCAGCATGCATAATCTGAGGAAAGAGGGTGGCATCCATGAGAATATAATCTAGGCGCGACCAACTGCCATGAGCCCGAGAATGATGAGTATAGTCATGAGTGTCAGGATTCAAGAGGCGCCAGGGGTCTACTAAATGAAGTGCTTTACATAGATAAGGCAAACCCCTTTCCCTGCCCACTGCCATTCCAACTAAAGGGGAAGAGTGATCCTACTGGCCATCCATAACCTGATTGAAATCCCCCATAATGATCCAAGGAGCAGTAGAGTGCTGAACGCCCAACCTTACCACATGTTGAGAAAAGGAGTGATCATAGACATTTGGCCCATAAATGTTAAGTAAGAAAACTTCTTGGTCCACAATGTTCAGATGCAGTAAAAGATATCTCCCATTACTAATCACTCACCACCAAATGACATCCACCTTAATTCCCATCTCTCCATTCTTCCTCCATTTACACCCTCATTCTGTACCAATAAAGTTCCGTAACCTACCTCTCTCTGACTGCCTGAGGCATTGCCTATCCTCCTGTTTCACACCACTGGAACATCTCTCTCCACATTCAAGAAGCATACAAAAATCACACCAAAAATCCCAAACACCCCACGTTACTCAATCCAACTCACATACAACTCCCAACCACCCAGAACACATACAGTAAAAGTATGGAAATCCAGATGCTGGAAATCTAGACCACCTGAGAATCTGGACACTTTAAATTTGCGTGCCAACCGCCCGAGAAGCCGGACGACCTGCCCAAGAATCCAGACTCCTTCTTACCCTTTACGATACAGCTTCTTTCTCGCCATTCCCAGCCCTGCATGCTTTCCCTCCATTCCCAGCCCTTCACTCACtctcccaggcccccaaggccccctcctGTTACTACGCCTacgccttccttccctcccccctccttccccacaTGCTCTGGCATCTTTCACTCCAATTCTGGCCCTGCccgcttgctctctctctctaaccTGCCTTGAAGTTTTTGCAACACCAGCGGCAGCCTTACTCACCGGCTGCCTCCAGCATGCACAGGGGTTTTCTCCTCTGACCCGCCCCTTTTGATGCAAATTCTTGTCTTTGGAAGGGGTGGTACGGGTCAGAGAGGAAAGGCTCAATGCATGCTGGAGGTATCCAGtgagtaaggctgttgctgccgCTGCCACTGTGAAGACTTCAGGACAGGTTAGAGAGAGCAAGTGGGCAGGGCCGGGAGTGGGGAATGAGGTGAGGGGAAGATACTGGACTGtgcggggagggaaggaaggggggaggtgtAGCCATGGAGGGAGGGCCTTGGAGGCCTGGGAGAGTGAGTGAAGGGCCAGgaacggagagagagagagagaacgcaGCTCCTTAGGAGACCTTTCCATGCATCCATAACTCATTCTGTGATTACTCTAACAAGAGTTTTGTCCTGAGACTTAGGGTCTTTTCAGGTGAGTGAGTGTGGGGAgggaataaagaaagaaagaagggggaGGTATAGCCacgaggaggaggggaaggaggcctgggagaatgagtgaaggggcaggaatggagggagaaCCTGCAGGACCGGGAACAGAGGGCTACCTAAAAATCTGGACTGACCTGATCCCAGGCAGTCCggatttttggacttctactgtatAATTATTACCactcaaataaaaaatataataaaactagacatatcaattaaaaaaaaaaaactccactgcacCCAAAGGTTCTCAGGAAATTCATTTGCTCTTTGTGACTATTCACAAAAACAAACAGTGAGACAAAGACCTGCATTTGTTTCCATTTCTCAGCAAAATCAGTGAAATGGGGACAATAGCTGGTAAGATAAGCTGTTCTCTGAGCGATGCCTTTGAATCACAAGCACACATCCTTTGCATCTTATGAGCAAGGCTACAAAGATACTTGGTAAATGGCATCCTTGTGAAGCAACAACTGTATCAGTAACAAGGACAGATATAAACAGCTCATATTAAATATAAGAATCAGGATTTGTAAAGCAGCAGAGAAGGGAATCACAtattgtcttttttttccccacagaaTGATGTAAAGAATAAATCTAAAGCAAAACCCAAACAGCTGATTCATTTATtgtgaaagggggaaaaaaaagtgttccAATTCCATATACCTGGAACAAATCTAAAACAATCACTTACCTTATCTTGGACGGACAGTGTAGTCAAAAAGCCCCAGCCATGATAATGGGCAAGGAATCGGGCGACTCTGGCTAAATGTTCATGAAGGGCTGAGGGAGGATAAGGGGAGATGCCTTTCTCATGGCCACTTTCTTTCTTGTATGAAAACATCCTGGAGGGTGAGGTGACCTGTTTGGACCTACCAGGCCCCTGCCTGCCCTTCACCTCCCCATCTTCTTTGTAAACGGAGGCCGGATAACTCTGCTTCCAGATGCTGGTTCTGTCTTCTAAAAGAGAAGGGAGAGCCTCCTCATTTGAGGAGATGTCTAGTTCTTCCTCCACCTCGTTGGTGACTGACCAGGAGACTGAGTTGACTATGACATAACCTGGAGCAGGCACAGGAACTGTGCTGCAAAGGACCAGGCAGAGAAGCCAGGCTATCAAGGCTCTTTGCCTCAACAGaacatgacagcagcatgcagacaTTTTGCAATAAGCAGTTCATACTGAGCTGTACACTCTGAGGTTTGCCATGTAGGTTTGGAGGGCAAGCAGTGCCCTCTTGTGGTAAAATCTGGCACACATGGAATTCAGTTCACTTTTAATACAATAATTCTTCTTCGGTAACTGGAAGGTTTTACCGATTATGGATGAATAAAATTGATGAACATTATCATGATTGGACTGTTTGTGTTTATTCACAGTCTTGAACATTTGAAATTTGGTGACTTccacccagggccggtcaaacccggtaagcaccgcaggggggcgcctgccttcaagggcgccgccataccgcgccactcttggtgctttaaatctttaatttacctcagttccagcagccgcatcatttgaaagccctgccctgtctctagccttccctcccttcgttagttcgttccgcagtcccgccttctgacgtcatttcctcgagggcgggactctgagggaacgaactcacgagggaaggaaggctagagacagggcagggctttcaaatgacatggctgctggaatggaggtaaattaaagatttaaagtaccAAGGGCGGCACGGTATGGCGAGGGATGGGgcgaagaagaatcgctggacaggggcagggtgggagaagagagaaaggagattggggggggggacgccaactcatagtctgctgaAGGGGGCGCAAGATACCCTAGGACCAGCCCTGCTTCCACCTCTGTTTTGTCTTTTGATTTTTTGTGGAagacttttgtttttctttcttttttttttagatctcctTTCCTCTCTTACAGGCCATACCAGAGGTGCAGCTACACAGGGTGCAAGGGGGATGGGGGCATCAAATTTTCTCCCATTTACTGTCTTCTCTTTTTGGCCATGGTGCGTTGCACAAGGTGGGGGCCGCCAGAGGATGTGTCACACAGGGTGTGATTCCAGCTCTttatgacagtggcgtagccacaggtgggcctgggtgggcctcagtccacccagttagggctcaggcccatccaacagtagcacacatttagcttggccagacttccccctgatggtaacaaaaacacttctCGCCATGATAGTTTTCAGCGCATgtttgctgcagactgccaaggtgcagagaaacatttttccaccagctgagatattttttttggtgttgcagggagaacacttggtgcccacccacttcttgcctaggcccacccaaaatctgctgtctggctacgcccatgcttTATCGTCCTGCTTCTCTTTGCATGCCAGGCTGGACTTAATTTTGGCACCTATGGGCAAGAACAGACataatatagggaaagggaaatgggacttgatataccacctttctgaggtttttggtttgggcaatggagggttaagtgacttgcccagagtcacaaggagctgcagtgggaatcaaacgcagttccccaggatcaaagtccactgcactaaccactaggctactagtggttagtgcagtggatgggGATGGGGCAAAATGATGCCAGAAATCCCAAAAATCGGAGAGGAGCAGAGGAAGGCCATGGCATCAAACTGGCACCTTTTGCACCCTAAGCTACCTCCTACgcttaattccagcctgcatacACATGAAGGATGGTATAACAAATTTTAACTAATTAAACCTTGTCAgctgcccaggtacaaataagtgttGTGCCCAGGTGCTGCTCTGAGTTGTATGTAACACATGCATGGGAGAGTTGTTCAGCTAACAGAATGTAATGTCACAGCAACCCAATGTCTGAAACATTGGCCAAGTCACAAACTCATTCTTGCTGTCATTGTGCTGAGTGTCTCTGTGCTGGCACTGTGAACATTTTCAAGTGTTTTGGATCAGTAG
This portion of the Microcaecilia unicolor chromosome 4, aMicUni1.1, whole genome shotgun sequence genome encodes:
- the CREG2 gene encoding protein CREG2 — translated: MSACCCHVLLRQRALIAWLLCLVLCSTVPVPAPGYVIVNSVSWSVTNEVEEELDISSNEEALPSLLEDRTSIWKQSYPASVYKEDGEVKGRQGPGRSKQVTSPSRMFSYKKESGHEKGISPYPPSALHEHLARVARFLAHYHGWGFLTTLSVQDKMQGVPFGHFTAFSDGPTDNSTGIPFFYMSSKGAAVTDLMKNPTVSLTLPEAEYDYCRKNVIEFEDPRCAQLILVGQMVAVPPEEMEFAKQAVFSRHPVMRRWPQSYEWFFMKMNIEHVCLQNRYGGVSFIAKDDYYKAAPAKA